In the genome of Candidatus Saganbacteria bacterium, the window GTTTTTGAAAAACCCATGAAACCTCTAACCTTCCAGCAAAAAAGCGAAAAACTCAATTTTGCATGATATAATTATTAAACTTATATAAAGGAAGGTGGGATCATGGCCGAAAGGATCTTCGAAAAAAATAAAATTAAATTAGTACAAATTCCCGAAAAAACGATAAAACATGTAGGTCTTCGTCCCGGAAGCTATGTTGAGGTATCCGACGATGGTTATCATATTATTTTGACTCCAATCGAGGAAAATTTTACCGACGAAGAATGGAAAAAAATATTATTGCTGAAAAAGGAAAAAGGAAGAACATTTAGATCAGGCAAAGCGATGTTAAAACACTTAAGAGGATTAATGAAGAAGTGAAATATGAGCGGAAGAATTCATTTAAGCGAATTTTTAAGAAGCTGCCGATCGAAAAACAAGAGAAAACTCTTGAAGCAATCCACGCATTGATCGCCTATTATGAATCTGGGATTAAAGCTGAAGGTTTAGGCCTAAAATATTTGCGCGACGATGTGTGGGAAATAAGATCATCGCTTAAAGACAGGATTCTTTTTTCTCTGGCTGGAG includes:
- a CDS encoding AbrB/MazE/SpoVT family DNA-binding domain-containing protein produces the protein MAERIFEKNKIKLVQIPEKTIKHVGLRPGSYVEVSDDGYHIILTPIEENFTDEEWKKILLLKKEKGRTFRSGKAMLKHLRGLMKK